Proteins from a single region of Desulfovibrio sp. JC022:
- a CDS encoding ABC transporter ATP-binding protein, translated as MIKIEELNVELPKFSLQDINLHIPEGDFFTLLGPTGSGKSVLLETIAGLVPISSGSIKISGNEIAHLPPEKRGLSIVYQDYALFPHLSVMENITFGAKYQGINEAKAVRKAAELAEKLNISHLLTRTPRHLSGGERQRAAIARALLVDPAVLLLDEPLSALDPAFRQEVQDLLKDLHRETGITFVMVTHDFDEALYLSTNGAIIRNGELIRKGKIRDIFNSPGSEFVAGFVGMSNIYLCTPMKECVKLGNLKLECTMEKKGSETRLAFRPEEVLLGSEISKRNGQNSFYATIKGITAGGFHARVTLDYNGMDIYALVPRKMIGNGELEPGLPIKVAIPEQSLHLF; from the coding sequence ATGATTAAAATAGAAGAACTTAACGTTGAACTGCCAAAATTTTCCTTGCAGGATATTAACCTGCACATTCCTGAAGGCGACTTCTTCACCCTGCTCGGTCCCACAGGGTCCGGTAAATCCGTACTGCTGGAAACAATCGCCGGGCTGGTTCCGATTTCTTCCGGCTCCATTAAAATTTCCGGCAATGAAATTGCCCATCTACCCCCGGAAAAACGGGGACTGTCCATTGTCTATCAGGATTACGCCCTTTTCCCGCACCTGAGCGTGATGGAAAACATCACTTTCGGTGCAAAATACCAAGGAATCAACGAAGCTAAGGCTGTACGCAAAGCTGCCGAACTTGCTGAGAAGCTCAATATTTCCCACCTACTCACCCGCACCCCCCGCCATCTTTCCGGTGGTGAACGGCAACGCGCTGCTATTGCCCGCGCCTTGCTGGTAGATCCGGCAGTGCTGCTGCTTGATGAACCGCTTTCCGCACTGGACCCTGCTTTCCGGCAGGAGGTACAGGACCTGCTCAAAGACCTGCACCGCGAAACAGGGATAACTTTTGTAATGGTCACCCACGATTTTGACGAAGCACTTTATCTTTCCACCAACGGAGCTATCATCAGGAACGGGGAACTTATCCGCAAAGGAAAAATAAGGGATATTTTCAACTCTCCCGGCTCTGAATTCGTGGCCGGATTCGTGGGCATGAGCAACATATATCTCTGCACTCCCATGAAGGAGTGCGTAAAGCTGGGCAATTTGAAATTAGAATGTACAATGGAGAAGAAGGGATCTGAAACAAGGCTGGCCTTCAGGCCGGAAGAAGTACTGCTGGGCAGCGAAATAAGTAAACGCAACGGACAGAACAGCTTTTACGCCACCATCAAAGGTATTACTGCCGGTGGTTTCCACGCACGGGTTACACTGGATTATAACGGCATGGATATTTACGCCCTTGTGCCCCGCAAGATGATTGGTAACGGTGAGCTTGAGCCGGGCTTACCCATAAAAGTTGCCATCCCGGAACAAAGTCTGCACTTGTTTTAA
- a CDS encoding DUF4962 domain-containing protein codes for MRLGTVVAIVVLFSAIWTTPCCAADPDYSVFKSRPRLYFNESRLEELRSLKDEKPYSDFLRIIRKRGRGLVGSRAPANLLRYNDETLRRPADGLVDLAFYHLIKGDPSAFVTVQDLLRTFCISPRWASNEDIGAAHSIFALSLVYDWFYDDLSSALRLMVRDAIIEHAEILDEIIRTKRLWWAQSRGLLQNHNYVNSGALAVAGIALYGEDRRATRWLKTAADNFKQVLPLLSPDGASHEGIGYWSYGALWLLNYYMAMAPAQGLEMVRSSGFLRNTAKFRLYASLPGFKYNVDFADSPMVDFYGPGATLRCLARIFKDGRAQWLAAEVERKRRMSTVLWQDYIWYDPEVQPQDPQGLPLHAWFGNLGILLTRSSWQDDASLVFFKCGPPQGFHAQSKKIYTGSHIHPDAGHFGLWLGKRSLVNDDGFLLKKFSLNHNLPVFNKIGQLGEGTDVFNLYDYKKGKGATPEPRFVSGEGFQAVEAELAGYYPVSVRPNSWKRTIVVVGGEDVFVRDRIVPSGSTSIYYPIHLYRKARLLRNAGKGKVCIERDSGYALNFHGDGFRTSFKRYAGLLRFMGKKIPRSGMLYQAERKTSSPSTMYTAVGRTVEGGTDPSLFGNSVAGDIIEVKCRSGRYRIDFSKLEVLKL; via the coding sequence ATGCGGCTGGGAACGGTTGTCGCAATAGTTGTTTTGTTCTCGGCAATATGGACTACACCGTGTTGCGCGGCTGATCCTGATTATTCTGTTTTCAAATCCCGTCCCAGACTTTATTTTAATGAATCCCGCCTTGAAGAATTACGCTCCCTGAAAGATGAAAAACCTTATTCTGATTTTCTGCGTATTATCCGCAAACGTGGTCGCGGACTTGTAGGCAGCCGGGCACCTGCCAACCTTTTGCGCTATAATGATGAAACTTTGCGCCGCCCGGCTGACGGGTTGGTTGATCTTGCTTTTTACCATTTAATTAAAGGCGACCCTTCTGCATTTGTCACTGTGCAGGATCTTTTACGGACCTTTTGTATTTCGCCCCGCTGGGCAAGCAACGAAGATATCGGGGCTGCACATTCCATTTTTGCACTGTCTCTCGTTTATGACTGGTTTTACGATGACCTTTCCTCGGCCCTGCGGTTGATGGTCAGGGATGCCATTATCGAGCATGCGGAAATTCTGGATGAGATTATCCGTACCAAACGGCTTTGGTGGGCACAGTCCCGCGGGTTGCTCCAGAACCATAATTACGTGAATTCCGGTGCGCTGGCTGTGGCTGGTATTGCGCTCTATGGAGAAGATCGTCGGGCCACAAGGTGGCTGAAGACCGCTGCGGATAATTTCAAGCAGGTTCTGCCTTTGCTTTCCCCGGACGGTGCCTCCCATGAAGGTATCGGTTATTGGAGTTACGGGGCATTGTGGCTGCTTAATTATTATATGGCCATGGCTCCGGCACAGGGGCTGGAGATGGTCCGTTCCAGCGGATTTTTACGTAATACCGCAAAGTTTCGGCTTTATGCTTCCCTGCCCGGTTTTAAATACAATGTGGATTTTGCTGATTCTCCCATGGTGGACTTTTACGGTCCGGGCGCGACCCTGCGTTGTCTGGCCCGAATTTTCAAGGATGGTCGTGCCCAGTGGCTTGCCGCGGAGGTCGAGCGCAAGAGACGTATGAGCACTGTGCTTTGGCAGGACTATATCTGGTATGATCCTGAAGTGCAGCCGCAGGACCCGCAAGGATTGCCGCTACACGCATGGTTCGGAAATCTCGGAATTCTGCTGACTCGTTCATCATGGCAGGATGATGCTTCGCTTGTTTTTTTCAAATGCGGTCCGCCGCAGGGATTTCATGCCCAGTCCAAGAAAATTTACACCGGATCACATATTCACCCGGATGCCGGACATTTCGGCCTTTGGTTGGGCAAGCGTTCATTGGTCAACGATGATGGATTCCTGCTTAAGAAATTTTCACTCAATCATAATCTTCCGGTCTTTAATAAAATTGGTCAATTGGGAGAAGGTACCGACGTTTTTAATCTTTATGATTATAAGAAGGGTAAGGGGGCTACTCCCGAACCGCGTTTTGTGAGTGGTGAAGGCTTTCAGGCTGTAGAGGCTGAGCTTGCCGGATATTACCCGGTTTCAGTACGTCCCAATTCCTGGAAGCGGACAATTGTGGTTGTCGGCGGCGAGGATGTTTTTGTGCGTGACCGGATTGTTCCTTCCGGCAGCACCAGCATTTATTATCCCATACATCTCTACCGCAAGGCTCGTCTGCTTAGAAATGCAGGTAAGGGGAAAGTCTGTATCGAACGGGATAGCGGGTATGCATTAAATTTTCATGGGGATGGTTTCAGGACATCCTTCAAGCGGTATGCGGGATTATTGCGTTTTATGGGCAAGAAAATTCCCCGTTCAGGGATGCTTTATCAGGCTGAGCGTAAAACTTCTTCCCCTTCAACTATGTATACTGCTGTGGGCCGGACTGTTGAAGGGGGTACTGATCCATCTTTGTTTGGAAATTCAGTCGCGGGAGATATTATTGAGGTCAAATGCCGCAGCGGCAGGTACAGGATTGATTTTTCAAAGCTTGAGGTGCTGAAACTATGA
- a CDS encoding DMT family transporter, which translates to MQQRNQKKAYLYGLSAVLIWSTVASAFKIALGYMDPLQLLFYAVIFSSIALFAILKIQNKTAQIRQMSLKELLKCGLPGLLNPFLYYIVLFKAYDLLPAQEAQPLNYTWAITLSLLSIPLLGQKMTIRELLAILTSYLGVVVISTHGNLLDIKFSNGYGVFLALFSTIIWSLYWIMNTKSKSDPLIGLFLNFCFGLPLVAGAMLIFSGPPPMSIPAILSAAYVGFFEMGITFALWLNALKLTEKASRVSNLIFLSPFLSLILIHFILGEEILPSTLVGLLFIVGGNVIQQLGKKN; encoded by the coding sequence ATGCAGCAGCGCAATCAAAAAAAAGCATACCTGTACGGCCTTTCAGCCGTACTCATCTGGTCCACTGTGGCTTCGGCATTCAAAATAGCCCTCGGTTATATGGACCCGCTGCAACTACTCTTCTATGCTGTCATTTTTTCCAGCATAGCTCTTTTTGCCATTTTAAAGATACAAAATAAAACTGCGCAGATAAGGCAGATGAGCTTAAAAGAACTGCTTAAATGCGGACTGCCCGGTCTGCTTAATCCGTTCTTATATTATATAGTACTCTTTAAAGCCTATGACCTGCTCCCGGCGCAGGAAGCGCAGCCACTCAACTACACTTGGGCAATCACCCTTTCGCTTTTGTCGATCCCCCTGCTGGGCCAGAAAATGACCATACGCGAACTGCTGGCAATCCTGACCAGCTATCTTGGAGTGGTAGTTATTTCCACCCATGGAAATCTTTTAGACATAAAATTCAGCAATGGTTACGGGGTCTTTCTGGCCCTGTTCAGCACCATAATCTGGTCCCTCTACTGGATCATGAATACTAAAAGTAAATCCGACCCGCTGATCGGGTTATTCCTGAATTTCTGCTTCGGTCTTCCGCTGGTAGCAGGAGCCATGCTCATATTTTCAGGTCCGCCACCAATGAGTATTCCGGCTATCCTATCCGCTGCCTATGTAGGATTCTTTGAAATGGGCATAACTTTCGCACTCTGGCTGAACGCCCTCAAACTGACTGAAAAAGCTTCAAGGGTCAGCAACCTGATTTTCCTCTCCCCATTCCTGTCATTAATATTAATCCATTTTATTCTTGGAGAAGAAATCCTGCCTTCAACGCTGGTGGGGCTGCTCTTTATTGTGGGCGGGAACGTTATTCAACAGTTGGGTAAGAAAAATTAG
- a CDS encoding sulfotransferase, with product MIHAFIIYDSRSGSTLLSSLLNRHAGVVVAQESLFISLVLENFRDEKSMTVNGVLDLLYSEPRFREWNVDRDILRSRLNRLDQLTYRAVFDTVFGEYLKIRGESGPEVLVIKGARYDFHLDMLRKIYPDSQFIFLLRDGRAVFNSKLDMVSVTGMKMSNNIFQAAFDWKRMLGRLKGQSLIRLRFEDLLADSEGAVTRLLGVLGVSPTGKEITYTQQDYYQLIGKKQKHLHENVGRDPDRKIAVKWKDILSPAQIQLYELICARELLENGYELYAPSNVPFTESAGLILGQAVHWLWLKVRNFFYYAFIDRSLLRKLKERRFEQ from the coding sequence ATGATCCATGCATTCATAATTTATGACAGCAGGTCCGGCTCAACTCTACTTTCCTCTCTACTGAACCGCCATGCCGGGGTTGTGGTGGCACAGGAAAGCCTTTTTATTTCCCTTGTGCTGGAAAATTTCCGGGATGAAAAGTCCATGACTGTGAATGGAGTGCTGGATCTTCTTTATTCCGAACCCCGTTTTCGTGAATGGAATGTTGATCGGGATATCTTGCGTAGCCGCTTGAATAGGCTGGACCAGTTAACCTACCGAGCTGTATTTGATACCGTGTTTGGGGAATACCTCAAGATTCGCGGCGAGAGCGGACCGGAAGTACTGGTTATTAAAGGGGCGCGCTATGATTTCCATTTGGATATGCTGAGGAAAATATATCCCGATTCGCAGTTTATTTTCTTGCTCCGGGACGGGCGGGCGGTTTTCAATTCCAAGCTGGATATGGTTTCAGTGACCGGGATGAAGATGTCCAATAATATTTTTCAGGCCGCTTTTGATTGGAAGAGAATGCTGGGCAGGCTTAAAGGGCAATCGCTGATCCGGTTGCGTTTTGAGGATCTACTTGCTGATTCTGAAGGTGCTGTTACGCGCTTGCTTGGTGTGTTGGGTGTCAGTCCAACTGGTAAAGAGATTACCTATACCCAGCAGGATTACTATCAACTGATTGGTAAAAAACAAAAGCATCTGCATGAAAACGTGGGCCGGGACCCTGATCGAAAAATAGCCGTGAAGTGGAAAGATATTTTAAGCCCAGCACAAATTCAGCTTTACGAGTTGATCTGCGCTCGTGAACTTTTAGAAAATGGATACGAACTATATGCGCCGAGCAATGTGCCGTTTACGGAAAGTGCCGGGCTGATTCTTGGGCAGGCTGTGCATTGGCTTTGGCTTAAGGTGCGCAATTTTTTTTATTATGCCTTTATTGACCGGAGTCTCCTCCGCAAGTTGAAGGAAAGACGGTTTGAGCAGTGA
- the wtpA gene encoding tungstate ABC transporter substrate-binding protein WtpA: MRLVSLGVMLVMLSLVSAAPAFAAEKLSGDVIMFHAGSLSVPLAKMEKEFEAMHPGVDIKREAGGSTKMARMISEVGKPADIMASADYVVIDKNLIPKYADFNIRFATNQLVLCYTDQSKFAEEINADNWYDILARTGVVWGHSDPNLDPCGYRSVMVMQLAEKFYGKSELYKKLVSQRKKEWVRPKSVELISLLKTGNMDYAWEYLSVAVQHGLKYITLDKHINLSDYKYNNFYKQAKVTVSGKKPGTTIERTGKSITYGITQLKDAPNKAAATAFMAYMLSPEGGLKILNEMGQPPFVPAIVPDETMVKNMPAQLQKLVKVKK; the protein is encoded by the coding sequence ATGCGTTTAGTATCTTTAGGAGTAATGCTCGTTATGCTTTCACTGGTATCCGCTGCCCCGGCATTTGCCGCCGAAAAACTCAGCGGTGATGTCATCATGTTCCACGCCGGCAGCCTTTCCGTCCCCCTTGCAAAGATGGAAAAAGAATTTGAAGCCATGCACCCCGGTGTAGACATCAAACGCGAAGCCGGCGGTTCCACCAAAATGGCCCGCATGATTTCCGAAGTAGGCAAGCCTGCCGACATCATGGCTTCCGCTGACTACGTGGTCATCGACAAAAACCTGATTCCTAAATACGCGGACTTCAACATCCGTTTCGCCACCAACCAGCTGGTGCTCTGCTACACCGACCAATCCAAATTCGCAGAAGAAATCAATGCTGACAACTGGTACGATATTCTTGCCAGAACCGGTGTTGTCTGGGGACATTCCGATCCCAACCTCGATCCCTGCGGCTACCGTAGCGTAATGGTCATGCAGCTGGCTGAAAAATTTTACGGTAAATCTGAACTCTATAAGAAATTGGTTTCCCAGCGCAAAAAGGAATGGGTCCGCCCCAAATCCGTTGAGCTGATCTCCCTGCTCAAGACTGGAAACATGGATTACGCCTGGGAATACCTCTCCGTAGCAGTACAGCACGGTCTGAAATACATCACCCTTGATAAACACATCAATCTTTCCGACTACAAATACAACAACTTCTACAAGCAGGCGAAGGTAACCGTCAGCGGCAAGAAACCCGGAACCACCATTGAGCGTACCGGTAAATCCATCACTTACGGCATCACCCAACTCAAAGACGCCCCGAACAAAGCAGCAGCCACCGCTTTCATGGCTTACATGCTCTCCCCCGAAGGCGGCCTGAAAATCCTTAACGAAATGGGCCAGCCTCCCTTTGTTCCGGCTATTGTTCCTGACGAAACAATGGTCAAAAACATGCCTGCACAGTTGCAAAAACTCGTTAAAGTAAAAAAATAA
- a CDS encoding lipopolysaccharide biosynthesis protein: MSSDHSNLKKLVLVFTAKGVKGVGGLLLAWVLAKKYGAYGSGLFFIGYTFAFLCANLAQLGIGNGCLRFIPQLKSEDDGNLSSMWTISQLIVGSFALLLCVAVMVFAKPVAGLVFKDVSKWAYVFYASPIIFFWSLTRINIMVRQSLGDMSGITLVENLIIPLGMLVLSGLAFVVEFSVLGFLAAVTSLYIVSFLYAFMSTRRDYGLKFSIGLHSSLGVREILVYSIPLLIIAFSQTSLIWINTLILGAVGSVVEAALFVAAMKVAVSISILLYTFNSVYAPQISTAYACDNNDSIRNLYRDVTHALTFFSFILLAGVAVYADMIMFFFGAQYSAGTACLLWMLLGQICNCYTGPVGYLLILSGKSKLEVFNTVAGLILNAGLCLLLYNSLGVSGAGLAFCLSNVLINLLRYFQCRKFFGISWLDRKQKFFICLQLLLVGTYQIFNFNELNREVSVAVLLAVYLLLNFSNIKVLIGNLRSQH; encoded by the coding sequence TTGAGCAGTGATCATTCCAATCTGAAGAAGCTGGTTCTCGTCTTTACTGCCAAGGGAGTTAAGGGCGTGGGCGGCTTGCTGCTGGCATGGGTGTTGGCTAAAAAGTACGGGGCTTACGGTTCCGGGCTTTTTTTCATCGGCTATACCTTTGCCTTTCTTTGCGCAAATTTAGCCCAGCTGGGTATTGGGAATGGCTGTTTGCGTTTTATCCCCCAGCTAAAGAGTGAGGATGACGGCAATCTTTCATCTATGTGGACTATTTCACAGTTGATTGTGGGGAGCTTTGCCTTGCTGCTGTGCGTGGCGGTCATGGTTTTTGCCAAACCTGTGGCCGGATTGGTCTTCAAAGATGTGTCAAAGTGGGCGTACGTTTTTTATGCTTCTCCCATAATTTTTTTCTGGAGCCTGACCAGAATCAACATCATGGTTCGCCAGAGTCTCGGTGATATGTCCGGGATTACATTGGTGGAAAACCTGATAATCCCACTGGGGATGCTGGTTCTTTCCGGTTTAGCCTTTGTGGTCGAATTCAGCGTGCTTGGTTTTTTGGCGGCTGTGACCTCACTTTATATTGTGTCATTTTTGTACGCATTTATGAGTACGCGCAGGGATTACGGTTTGAAATTTTCCATTGGCCTGCACAGTTCATTGGGTGTGCGGGAAATACTTGTTTATTCCATTCCGCTTTTGATTATTGCTTTTTCCCAGACTTCGTTGATCTGGATAAATACGCTCATTCTCGGTGCAGTCGGTTCGGTTGTGGAAGCTGCTCTTTTTGTCGCAGCGATGAAAGTTGCAGTGTCCATTTCCATTCTGCTCTATACTTTCAACAGTGTTTATGCCCCGCAGATTTCCACAGCCTATGCCTGTGACAATAACGATTCCATCCGTAACCTCTACCGTGATGTCACTCATGCATTGACTTTTTTTTCGTTTATCCTGCTGGCCGGGGTGGCTGTGTATGCGGATATGATCATGTTTTTTTTCGGTGCGCAGTACAGTGCCGGAACAGCATGCCTGCTCTGGATGTTGCTTGGGCAGATTTGTAATTGTTATACAGGTCCGGTGGGCTACCTGCTGATTCTTTCCGGTAAGTCAAAGCTGGAAGTCTTCAACACTGTGGCCGGACTCATCCTTAACGCGGGATTATGTCTGCTGCTTTACAACAGCCTTGGGGTTAGCGGAGCCGGGCTGGCTTTTTGTCTTTCAAATGTGTTGATCAACCTGTTGCGCTATTTCCAGTGTCGCAAGTTTTTCGGCATCAGCTGGCTGGATCGCAAACAAAAATTCTTTATCTGCTTACAGTTGCTGTTGGTGGGTACTTACCAGATTTTCAATTTTAACGAACTTAATCGTGAAGTGTCGGTTGCGGTCCTGCTTGCCGTGTACCTGCTTTTAAATTTCAGTAATATTAAAGTCTTGATCGGGAATTTGCGTTCTCAGCATTAA
- a CDS encoding ABC transporter permease, with protein MKKIHRTSVSSIISTILVLGFILVPLSQLILGSSVDELLQTIMDPDVRAAITRSMLCSGLAAFISFAIGTPFAFLLARKDFRGKGLVESIIDMPIMIPHPVIGIALLSIAGRNHWIGQILIDAGIRIMGTNTGIVAVLVFVGLPFYLNAARDGFENVPERLEKAARTLGASPTQTFIRVTLPLAWRSLLTGMIMCMARALSEFGAVVIVAYHPMIAPVLMYERFTAYGLSYSRPVAIWLIFLSLVLFAALRLLSRGVGSRES; from the coding sequence ATGAAAAAAATCCACAGAACATCAGTCAGCTCTATTATTTCCACCATTCTGGTCCTCGGCTTCATCCTTGTTCCCTTAAGCCAGTTAATTCTCGGCTCAAGCGTTGATGAATTGCTCCAGACCATCATGGACCCGGATGTACGCGCAGCAATTACCCGGAGCATGCTCTGCTCCGGTCTGGCGGCATTCATATCTTTCGCCATCGGCACCCCCTTCGCTTTCCTGCTGGCCCGCAAGGATTTCAGAGGCAAAGGGCTGGTGGAATCCATCATCGACATGCCGATCATGATCCCGCACCCGGTCATCGGTATTGCCCTGCTTTCAATCGCCGGACGCAACCATTGGATCGGACAGATATTAATTGATGCCGGAATCCGTATCATGGGCACCAATACGGGGATTGTTGCTGTTCTGGTATTCGTAGGACTGCCCTTCTATCTCAATGCCGCACGGGACGGATTTGAAAACGTTCCCGAAAGACTCGAAAAAGCGGCTCGTACCTTGGGAGCTTCACCAACCCAGACGTTTATCCGGGTCACCCTGCCCCTTGCCTGGCGATCCCTGCTCACCGGGATGATCATGTGCATGGCCCGCGCGCTCAGCGAATTCGGAGCAGTAGTCATCGTGGCCTACCATCCCATGATCGCTCCGGTGCTCATGTACGAACGATTTACTGCTTACGGTCTTTCGTACTCCCGCCCGGTGGCTATCTGGCTGATATTTCTTTCACTGGTGCTCTTTGCGGCACTGCGACTTCTTTCACGCGGAGTGGGGAGCAGGGAATCATGA